The proteins below come from a single Solea senegalensis isolate Sse05_10M linkage group LG2, IFAPA_SoseM_1, whole genome shotgun sequence genomic window:
- the pcbp3 gene encoding poly(rC)-binding protein 3 isoform X2, protein MEPTKVQSEGGLNVTLTIRLLMHGKEVGSIIGKKGETVKKMREESGARINISEGNCPERIVTITGPTDTIFKAFAMIAYKFEEDIINSMSNSPATSKPPVTLRLVVPASQCGSLIGKGGSKIKEMRESTGAQVQVAGDMLPNSTERAVTISGTPEAIIQCVKQICVVMLESPPKGATIPYRPKPASTPVIFSGGQAYTIQGQYAIPHPDLTKLHQLAMQQTPFTPLGQTTPAFPGLDASPPASTHELTIPNDLIGCIIGRQGTKINEIRQMSGAQIKIANAMEGSSERQITITGTPANISLAQYLINARLTSEVTGMGTL, encoded by the exons gAGGTCGGAAGTATAATTGGAAAg aAAGGGGAGACGGTGAAAAAGATGCGAGAAGAG agTGGAGCCAGAATCAATATTTCCGAGGGCAACTGTCCAGAGAGGATTGTCACCATCACTGGACCAACAGATACCATCTTCAAGGCTTTTGCCATGATTGCCTACAAATTTGAGGAG gACATAATCAATTCCATGAGCAACAGTCCAGCAACCAGCAAGCCCCCCGTCACATTAAGGCTTGTCGTGCCAGCCAGCCAGTGTGGCTCCCTCATAGGAAAAGGAGGctctaaaataaaagaaatgagagaG TCCACAGGAGCCCAGGTTCAAGTGGCAGGGGACATGCTGCCCAACTCCACGGAGCGTGCAGTGACAATCTCTGGGACCCCAGAAGCCATCATCCAGTGTGTCAAACAAATCTGTGTGGTTATGCTGGAG tCTCCACCAAAAGGTGCCACCATTCCTTACCGCCCAAAGCCGGCCTCCACCCCAGTCATTTTTTCTGGTGGCCAG GCCTACACAATTCAGGGACAGTATGCCATACCCCACCCAGAT TTGACCAAGCTCCACCAGTTGGCTATGCAGCAAACCCCCTTTACCCCTCTCGGACAGACCACCCCTGCTTTCCCTG GTTTGGATGCCAGTCCACCAGCCAGCACCCATGAACTCACCATTCCTAATGAT ctaATAGGCTGCATCATTGGACGTCAGGGAACCAAAATAAATGAGATTCGACAGATGTCTGGGGCGCAGATCAAAATTGCAAACGCCATGGAGGGCTCATCAGAGCGCCAGATCACCATCACAGGGACTCCTGCTAACATCAGCCTGGCACAGTATCTCATCAATGCAAG GCTGACATCTGAAGTCACTGGAATGGGCACACTCTAA
- the pcbp3 gene encoding poly(rC)-binding protein 3 isoform X1 produces the protein MEPTKVQSEGGLNVTLTIRLLMHGKEVGSIIGKKGETVKKMREESGARINISEGNCPERIVTITGPTDTIFKAFAMIAYKFEEDIINSMSNSPATSKPPVTLRLVVPASQCGSLIGKGGSKIKEMRESTGAQVQVAGDMLPNSTERAVTISGTPEAIIQCVKQICVVMLESPPKGATIPYRPKPASTPVIFSGGQAYTIQGQYAIPHPDQLTKLHQLAMQQTPFTPLGQTTPAFPGLDASPPASTHELTIPNDLIGCIIGRQGTKINEIRQMSGAQIKIANAMEGSSERQITITGTPANISLAQYLINARLTSEVTGMGTL, from the exons gAGGTCGGAAGTATAATTGGAAAg aAAGGGGAGACGGTGAAAAAGATGCGAGAAGAG agTGGAGCCAGAATCAATATTTCCGAGGGCAACTGTCCAGAGAGGATTGTCACCATCACTGGACCAACAGATACCATCTTCAAGGCTTTTGCCATGATTGCCTACAAATTTGAGGAG gACATAATCAATTCCATGAGCAACAGTCCAGCAACCAGCAAGCCCCCCGTCACATTAAGGCTTGTCGTGCCAGCCAGCCAGTGTGGCTCCCTCATAGGAAAAGGAGGctctaaaataaaagaaatgagagaG TCCACAGGAGCCCAGGTTCAAGTGGCAGGGGACATGCTGCCCAACTCCACGGAGCGTGCAGTGACAATCTCTGGGACCCCAGAAGCCATCATCCAGTGTGTCAAACAAATCTGTGTGGTTATGCTGGAG tCTCCACCAAAAGGTGCCACCATTCCTTACCGCCCAAAGCCGGCCTCCACCCCAGTCATTTTTTCTGGTGGCCAG GCCTACACAATTCAGGGACAGTATGCCATACCCCACCCAGAT CAGTTGACCAAGCTCCACCAGTTGGCTATGCAGCAAACCCCCTTTACCCCTCTCGGACAGACCACCCCTGCTTTCCCTG GTTTGGATGCCAGTCCACCAGCCAGCACCCATGAACTCACCATTCCTAATGAT ctaATAGGCTGCATCATTGGACGTCAGGGAACCAAAATAAATGAGATTCGACAGATGTCTGGGGCGCAGATCAAAATTGCAAACGCCATGGAGGGCTCATCAGAGCGCCAGATCACCATCACAGGGACTCCTGCTAACATCAGCCTGGCACAGTATCTCATCAATGCAAG GCTGACATCTGAAGTCACTGGAATGGGCACACTCTAA